A segment of the Lycium ferocissimum isolate CSIRO_LF1 chromosome 5, AGI_CSIRO_Lferr_CH_V1, whole genome shotgun sequence genome:
GCAGGCGCATGATGATAGGTGGGATTTTTGGGGAGGGGAGCCGGCAAAGCTGGGAGCGCGCGTAGGTCTCGGCAGTGGTGGGGGGTGGCGGTGGTGAGGGTGGTCGGGGGTAAGGTAGGCGGGTGTGGTAGGGGAGTAGGTCGGGTGGTGGATGGAGGGGTTAGGTGGCGGTgggtttgtcacgacccaaccccgtaagccgtgactagcgcccgacctcgggcacccgtacgtaccaaaatccCAAAAACAAGAATCGTATATTTAAAAAATCGCGTAGTTTCctctcgtttttcttactaaccaaaattaactccGCAcgcaaaaataccaacaaaggccacacaaaataacatatccatatacatatatataggcgagccacAGGCCGCTGTATGTGAGCCGCCCgtaacatatcacacatacatataccgtacgtaCATAGtcataacccacgtacatatccaTGTGCCTCTAAATGTattaacgaaatcatatgacggacaggccccgtcgtaccccgaacgataatgtacatatacatccaaggtaatatataccaaaatatatgagctccggaagaaggagcactcccaaggTAAAGTGAATAGATGGCCTAGGcaggtggatcctcaaactgGGCGtcagtacctgcgggcatgaaacgcagcccccgaagaaagggggtcagtacgaaataggtactgagtatgtaaagcaggattatagaaacataataacaaatcacagaaataaatataatttacaaaatatcagaatatttgtcaaaaattaaaattatgcaaaggctcttagaacgatggtcgcccgcctgtcgatggcgccataccacagcatcacaccagaaagtttcatatctccgtaacccgacatatccccgtaacacaacatagccaaccataacaccatacacagaTAACACCACATATAAACGGGACcccggctctctagcgaggagctcggcgaaccgtaacacaaagatcacaccgaatatatcataacgcgcacgaaacataaccggcccggatccggtgaacgaaacaatgaccataagcacgagcggagtcgcgagtaaccatatgcatcaaaatcataatcaatactcattaagtaaataagaaatccatacgTGGAAGTCATAGTGaagataatattaaatttttccaaaaaatccataaaggtagcatagaaaggccgcgggccccacggacgggtgccgacccccatccgagcccgactacgagggttaggggagagttatgccttatgaacttacatattatgttttggggcgttccgagctcgtatgcaaaagttacggacgtttgaagttcgggacctctttgtagtcaaaattttcataagtcttttgaaaactcatttatttgaaagcttaagaACCTTACATTGAACACATTAAAGAATAAATCTTTAGGATCAAacaagtacgtatctaagctcggatttaagaacGGAATAACCCCGAgacgcgggtcatagcctaatagcactaggacatgccaaaggaaagaaagcgacgccttacatacctcttccgatCGCAAGACAAATCAAGCCTCAACCCTCGgcaactccaagatctacataacgcaaggcacattaacattagccatacatatttaggcattcaattccaaacgaacattagatTTTATAGAATTTCggcgcatttcccccgtaacgcaccaaccccgagattccaactcgctaatttcaacaacaacccaacaagaaaccaaaccacaacattaatagtcgattcacaatacgttccaacattaatattcaatcccaacatatTCTAACGCTAAGCACATGTTGCTACATACTTAGGGGTATTCCAATATAGTCAACTAACTTCATGCAACCAAATTGACATTAACGCTCATGcgttcaactactaatccgaacccattcaaatcatatgcaataacactttaagcaattcatacaatttttccaacaatcccaaacattgttccattgtacccgaaattgcccctaaACCCGAGGACAACATCAACTAcactcttttcttccaaattcgtaatttacatcattaatccacacactaacaatgcgatattcataaatgcaaaaagtacataaaatccacataaattcCCAAGTCGTCCCAtgaccaacataacattattctaagtcatcaaacttgcatttctccttataaaatccataacgacgataatgaaaatactaacgacaattcATTCATTCTAGATTACAcaaaagaaggccattcggccaacaccatttccacacttagggatgatttccattcttttcttcacaccacaacaattaaaacatgctaactaacattaatgcATGACTTATActtcaacacacatacacatggccAAACCTATTATGCACGGCCAACTTCAACTTTCCTCCTAACATGAATTTCTtacattttagcatacaacacatataaaccatctataacacaagaaaacaagattaaactcacctttcttcttcaacttcttaacttgaccaaagttggtcgttagagaaaacgagcgaactattgtccgaaacaacaactccacgttacttagcacccttgaattagaaagtttgcttgaagaacttatttttttgatggatgaaatttggtcttgtttttctcctcctaTGGCCTAAACCCCTCTATTCTCGTCTCcaaatttttgtttcttgattttctagaaatttgttaagtgtagaagatgacttagtcatcttttataattcCACAACTTaagtccatgtggccatggcccacttccaagtggccggccaccttgctccatttttctattttttttttttttgaattttcaactttcccaaaatagcccacttactaaaaatggaaaattcctccaagtgtttctTTAGCATTTTCAAGACATTGAAACCATagacaacttaagcctttaaaacaaacgaaagtctctcgggatagccttgtccctaacttttcacaattcacacaagttgtcccgttgctcaaaatacgggatataacatgggTGCCGGCGGTGCGGGCAGCGGGTAGGGTAGGCAggtcgggttgggtcgtgacaatgaggGTGGCCTGAAAGGCGGGAGTGGGGGTGGCACGGGGGTGGAGCCAATGATAAAAATAATCAATacaaaatacctcttaatgatattaagactttgttcaAGATCTTACTGATTAAGCCACATTCAGACCAATAAGTACTTAGATCTTACtgtaaacaaatgcacttaatgatCTAAGTTTCAAATTTATGTTTATACGTGGTCTATTAAGTACAAACAAATGAGGCCGTAGTTTAAATGtcgaaataaaagagaaaaatttgaaTGTCAGAAGTTGTAAATAATAGCActtttattcttgttgaatgATATGTGCACCGAAATCGCGTCTCTCTTGTGATGCTTAGAAGAACACAACATGAcatttccataaaaaaaaaagaaaaaaaggaaaaaataatgtACCGATCTCGGACAAAGGTTACCGATCTCGTGAGGTCGGTATTTTAAGACCTCCTGAGGTTGGTTTTGGGTAATCAATTTTTTACCGACCTAACTCGATGTCGATTTTTTGCCCTTACCGGCCCCTGTTCAGGTCGATTTGAAGGTTTTTTTCATTTCGAACGTATTGTAGCCATCCGTATTTGTCCCGCTCTGATTCCATGTTAAAACAACAATTGGAAGCTCCTCGGATATGTCTCTCACGACGTGGCAAATTTAGGCATTGATGTAGGTTACCCGAGTACTCTcccgagcaccacttatcatACTTAACATCAAACTCATTGACGTGTATACATCATGCTCAACACAACACTCATCATAggataatcatcatcacttccatacatgtcaacatatatatacaaaaacatGAGCCCGCGAGGCTACagaaatgatatacaaatagACACTGAGGGGACTATAAggcatctactacccacacatatgtatctacgagcctctactagaatgtccgagacataaggacggacagaccccgtcatacccatgtaTGCACACAAAggagtataaaaaaatagaccTCGTAGAGTAGGGAGTGCTCCCGTGCGACGTGTTTGCCGATAGCACCTACGATTCGCGTCTCTCCCCGTTCACTCCGTGGGTACGAACATGAAATTGGTCCATAAAGAAAGCGAGATGTCCACGtcaaagtaccgagtatgtaaggcatgactaatatatatatataataagaagTAAGGAAACAGAAAGTAGATAGATGACGACCGTATTGGTCGCCTTTTAGATTAAAACACACGTCAACCTATGTAATTTtctttaacactttcatatatatacatatatgcttTTATACTATTGCCgcggaatgtgcagcccgatccatatatatcatGTTCTCATTATACTTATTTAtctccatatacatatatatgttgccGTGGAATGTACGACCCAATCCATATGTCatatcaacatcatatatatatatactaagtTGGTTCCATCGACAAACACTCGTCGTCGTCCGAGTAAGCTTCCTACGTCAGCCTCCAGTGGCTCTGTTCCATTTAGAACACGGCgttcaaaaagaaaaggacgtcattcctattccacttagaaaTGTAAGGCATACACATTAACATGATAAAACCAACATATAAGGTAAAGGGGTAACTGTAATCGACATCCAACCGTAGccaaagccccaatttttaatggtcaaaactccacgaatttacaaattgtaatttacaattaaaatgagtgaTCATCAATTTAATTCGCGTCGGGTAAACATCTAAATGCCTCCCACAATTTAGTGGTCTTACTTAATCCATCGAGAgatggtgtatatgccgcccgataaccggtgcaaaaagtgtctaagcaTGGtgtatactcatcatcatatactcatcatgaAACATGTCATGGAACAAAGGTGGCCACTTTCGGGGTGCTCAAGTCGAGAACAAACAGTGTTTGCTATGAGCGGGTTTGGcctatatatatctatacattGAAGGAACGAATGACCCGATCCATTCTAACAACATATATAACGCGTCAAgaaatcatataaggatcattagcttcataagaatatcagaTCCCGAGCTTTAGGGTTCTCTAGATTTATATAACGTCATCGTTATCCTTCATAATATCTCATATATCATTATCTTATATattcattaatatatatatataccttagaaaagaagggggaaagccttacatacttatGTTTCCTTAACGACCAAGCGTCCTCCTTCCAAGCttacaactctacattcaagggaTTGTattaagattagataatcgaaacatacttaagcttaaggtAAAGCGActaagctaacaaaaattgagcaaatttcctttgttttaacaactttctccatatactaaacaactcccaacatcaataacaacgcCCACAATATCGTAATCAACAAACTTCattaagctagacattattcaatcctcacaaTTCCATTTCAAAGTCATCTACAACCATGATTACCATACGGCATCATTTTTTTATTCACTTATaacacttcttcaacattttcaatATCATTCATCACAAAATTATACTCATTACACgccaagaactatgattcaattcaagttaccattcaagaataccattgtttccatatttgaagtccatattctaccttcttcaataatccacatctttcaaccactcaatactcttaataacataaaatgatcataaaacttacctttgattatgtaggaacaatctttggatgaagatacttcacttggagaaaacccaacttcaattccaaagagattcttgCTTCTAACAACCCTAACGGGCACCCATATACTTGATTTCCTTTGGTTATCGGTGtttgatattttgatatacgtTGGATTTATGTCGGATCTAGTGGTATATGTTCTAGAGGCGCGGGAGAGGGCTTTGGGAGTATTTAGGTTCTCCGTTGGTGAAGAAAACGAGAAAAAGCGGGCCAAATATATACGTGACTTGAACTTTTCCACCGACACAAACTTACGGTGGACATACGGTTCATATGTCATacttacggtccgtatgtccgACCGCATGTTACCAAAATTTCCGCACAACTCTCTCGATGTTGTTTTACGCCTGCATGATAGACGGTCCGTATGTCACttttatggtccgtatgtcaGCCGTATCTCGCCTAACAACCACGAAAAGTACTTTTCTTCGATTATCTTTAGCCTCTGTAACCTTAGTACTTCGTTTAATAAttgtcaaaagtctttctttaacCTGATAGGGGTATCATAGCCTCTCTGGACTTACATTAGTTTGCTTATGACGTAATCGACgtgaaaattttcaaggtgtaactaTGACAGTTTCTTATATCACAATTGTGTTTACAAGTCGCCGCAACGCAACGCGAGCTTGTTTCTgggattggcttataagctcTTTAAGCTTTTTGGGTGTAAATCGGCGttttaaaagtcattttcacgcttaaaataagcccaaaaaaaaaaaaaaaaaacaagttgggctatccaacttattttttttggcttataagctgattTTTTTAAGCTCATCCAAAGAGGCTCTATATATACTCGTAAAGCTGCATTATCCTTGGAAAAGTTCTCTAGGACTATTATGCCGATATAATGAGGTTGTAAATAAGAGTTCTAGCTCTAATGACTAACATATAAGAGTTATGCTTTGCTTAGGTGGAGGTAATGGCTAAGGTTACTGTTAGATTAGGAGTCCTAATCACCAAAAgcggattcagaatttaaatttaatggattCAACGTTTGAATTTTTTCGCACTGGGTTCATTGTACTTATACAATTATGGGTTCATAGCTTATATTTATTGACATTTTAATAGGTTCTTACTTGTATAATTACGCTTTGTATCAAAAGTTATGGTTCACATGAATCCGTAGTCAAAAGGATACATTCGCCCCTGCTCACCACCCTAACTTGGTTGTCATACATTAAGCTACCACAAACATGAAGTAGTGCTTCTCCTTAAAATATGGGAAATAGCGTTATCCTAGCCCCACCTATTCATCACTCTGTTATGTCTCACCCTGAAATGTATGAGGTAGTGGCGTCCAAAAAAAGATTGAGTACAACGTTACAATACTCAATAAATATCATTCTCTCTCTAACTCaaagtaaaaaaatttattattaagAAATCAAGCAAGCAtcatttgataaaaaaaataataaatttttattaaatcacgattttcaatatttgaaatGAAAAGTCAAGTGTAATTCAATCTCAAATCAAATTTATAAACTTTCAATAATGAATGGATAAATTTGTTCTCAAATATGATTAGtttaaataaaatcattaatTCTATTTCAATTGAAATAAGTCATGGAAATCACTTTCGATTCGATAGACCTAAATGTATTTAAATTCTGTTATTATAATCGGAAGTATTATAACATCGACACAAAATTCCAGATCAACTAGGTTATGTACCTAGTGACGAATATCATATACCACACTTTCTCAGGAGGTGTCATCACAGCGTCGTCCAAATCGATTCAAATGCCAAGGTCATTAGCACAATCTACCCTCTCATGGGGCACTCTGTCGAAGTTCCACACTATTAGATAGGATCTACGCTTACAACGACAAGTGGAGTTTTGTGGCAACATCGGAATCATCCGAAGCCAATCTTGACGAACACAAGTaactttcaacatatttttATAGCCAAAATATTTGAATCTTCCCCCATAAGCTCCTCCTTTAACAAAAGGACAAAAATAATCCTGATCTAGAATTCCGTCACTGTCATTTTGTTGCTATGAATGATAGTCAATTTGAAGTTTAATTGTTTGTATTTTctttctcttatatatatatatatatatatatatatatatatatatatatatatatatatatatatatatatatatatatatatatatatatatatatatatatatatatatatatatttatatttatatttatatttatatttatatttatattgtttggggtttcaatttattttttcactctTAATATTTTGTGGTACAAATTTTCCCTCTCTTAAACGGACACGACCAAATACACATAcacaaaaacacacacacaaaataaaTACGATGAAGAAATGCATGCACCATATTGTGTTCTGATCCCTCTGTTCCTGTTTGTTATTGGGCTACATTGGTTCAATGATACTAATATGGTGTTCACAATACTAAATTATCCAACAccatataattaaataaaaaatcttttttactTTCGATTTGAGACATTGTTGACACGGTCCAAATAGTTATCTGATATTAttccatattttttaattagtcaGTTACAATACAAATGACACATTTCTAGGTTTAAAAACGCTTGAAGAATATATAGAGAAACACTCCAGATAATCAACCAGAAGGAAAGAGCATTTATTAAGAAAGCCATGTTAAATATAGTATATGCTTAGCACAGGTTTATTTAGAAAGCTAATGTGCTAAAACATACATAGAGAGCCATGCGGCGTTGTTAACTAGATTTTTCTGAATTGCACACCAAGAGGCTGGTCTTTCACTAGAGCCAAACGCCTCTTTCCATTTTGGGAAACCACACCCACTGTTTGACACTCATCAACAGGGCAGGATGGACAAGTAAAGGGACCCGGACAATACAATAAGTTGTAACCCAATTGTGGTGCTTTCACTATCGTGAACCAGCTGCTATCTTGTTGGCCTAAGGTTCCACCAGTCTCCAACAATCTTGCCCGTAGAGATGCATCGTAGTCCCCAATTTTCCAAATTGTATGATCAACACACAGTCTCGAAGTTGCAATGTCGAATTGAATGTTAATATCCTCAGTTTCATGGATACCAGGTCCAGAACGACCATACTTAATGAATCTAACAGGTGTCCCACTGGGTCCAACATCGGAGTTGTAACGAAACACGCCATCAAGACAAGTGGCAGTTGAATTAGGGGAGGGGCCTAGGTACACATCACCACCTGCTGCTCCCCGACCAATGGAAACAATACGGTAACTTGCACCAACTTTAAGTGCTTCACCGTTCACGTCTCGTACTAAAAATATCACAGGGAGAGCATTATCAGAAGTAGCAGTGGGTAAGTCAATGGGATTTTCGGAAGTAAAAGTTGATGAAAAGGCTACAAAGGGAATCAAACACAAAGATAAGAGGAATAAGCACTTAGTCATGTTTACACAAGGAATTAAATTAGCTACTGTGAGTTGTGTATTTGCTCTACTAATGGCGCCTTCTATTTATAGACTCACACTCATTATATTCCTTGCCATGTTTTAGACAAGAATaatatt
Coding sequences within it:
- the LOC132056136 gene encoding serine protease inhibitor 5-like, with the protein product MTKCLFLLSLCLIPFVAFSSTFTSENPIDLPTATSDNALPVIFLVRDVNGEALKVGASYRIVSIGRGAAGGDVYLGPSPNSTATCLDGVFRYNSDVGPSGTPVRFIKYGRSGPGIHETEDINIQFDIATSRLCVDHTIWKIGDYDASLRARLLETGGTLGQQDSSWFTIVKAPQLGYNLLYCPGPFTCPSCPVDECQTVGVVSQNGKRRLALVKDQPLGVQFRKI